The DNA region GGCCACGCCTACAACGCGCTGCCGCAGACGGCAACCGCGAACGTGAACTGCCGCATCGTGCCCACCTCCACGCTGGAGGAGGTGCGCGCGACGCTGGTGCGGGTGGTGAACGACACCGGCATCCGTGTCACGCTGATGCAGGAGACCGCCGAGAAGTTCGGCGTCGCACCGGACGCGATCGACCCGACGCTCCTGTCCAGCGCCACCGCGCTCACGAAGCAGATGTGGGGGGACATCCCCGTGATCCCGACGATGAGCACCGGGGCCACCGACGGCCGGTTCCTTCGCGCCGCCGGCATCCCGACCTACGGCGTGAGCGGCATCTTCTCGCAGCCGGGAGAGAGCAACGCACACGGCCGCGACGAGAAGCTGCGGACGCGCTCCTACTACGACGGGCTCGAGTTCCTCTACCAGCTGGTGAAGCAGGTGTCGGGGACGATCGCCATGTGAGGCGCATCGCCGGCGCGGTCCGTGACGACCGGGCGTGTCCGCCCGCGTGCCGGACCCGGGGTCGCGGAACCCCACGCGCCGGCGGACGTACGCGTCTGTCAGGGCCACCGCTCCGATGGCACCCTGCACCCTGTCCCGATCCCCTGCCGATGCCGCGACGCACACTCCGACTGCTGGCGCTCGCCGTCGCGATCGTGGCCCGCCTCGGCGCGCAGGGAACGGCCCCGCCCACCCCCACCCCCGCCGCGGCGCGTGTGCGCCTCAGTGGCTTCGTCCGCAGCCTCGCCAGCGGTGAGGTGGTCCGCCGCGCCCAGGTCAGCACGGCGGACGGTGCGCTGGCTGTCGAGAGCAACGAGGAGGGGTTCTATTCGCTGCTCCTGCCACCGGGCCCGCACCGCCTCCGCATCCGCGCCATCGGCTTCGTGCCGCTGGACACATCCGTGCGGCTGGGCACCAGCGTGGTCCGCGACTTCCGGCTGGCCACCCGCACCGTCACGCTGGCCGGCGTCACGGTGCAAGCGGGACGCCGCACCGTGGACGACGATCGCCCCGACCTCGATCCGCGCACCCCGGACATGAGCGTCGTGCGGCTGGACATCGCTGCCCTCAAGCTGCTGCCGACCGTGCTCGGCGAGCCCGATCCCATCCGCTCGCTCACGCTGCTGCCGGGCGTGTCGCTCTCGAGTGACGCCAGCACCGCGTTCAGTGTGCGTGGTGGTGCCGCCGACCAGAACCTGTTCCTGCTCGACGAGGCGGTGGTCTACAACCCGAGCCACATCCTGGGCTTCCTGAGCACGTTCAACGCCGACGCCGTGGACAACTTCACGCTCTACAAGGGCGCGATCCCGGCTCGGTTCGGCGGCCGGCTCTCGTCGGTGGTCGACGTGCGCCAGCGCGAGGGCAACGCCAACGAGTTCCGCGGCTCGGCGTCGATCGGGTTGCTGGCCAGTCGCGGCACGCTGGAGGGGCCGCTGCCGAAGCATGCCGGCAGCTACATGATCGCCGCCCGGCGATCCTATGCCGACCTGTTCCTGCCCCTCGCCAGCGACACCAGCATCCGCGACACACGCGCCTACTTCTACGACTTGAACGCAAAGACGAGCCTGCGCCTCGGCGCGGCGGGCGCGCTCCTGTTCAGCGGCTACCTCGGGCGTGACCGCTTCACGGGCTCCAGCGACTTCGGTGCCGGCTGGGGCAATCGCTCCGCCACGCTGCGCTGGAACCAGGCGTTCGGCGGCCGCCTCTTCTCGAAGGTGACGGCGGCGTACGGCACCTACGACTACCGTCTCGAGATCGTGACCGACCTGGCCGACTCCATCGCATGGTCGTCGCGCATCCGGAGCCTCGACCTGAAGGTGGACCAGGCCCTCTACGTCTCGCCGTCGAACACGATCGAGTTCGGCGCGCAGCTCACCGAGCAGGGCATCCGGCCCGGTGACCTCATTCCCTCGGGACCGAACAACACCTTCACGGCCCGGCAGATCGAGCGACGTCGCACGCTGCTGCCCGCCGTGTATGCCGGCCAGGAACTGCAGTTCGGCCCGCGCGTTGCCGTGCGATATGGCCTGCGCTACGCCGGCTGGCAGCGCCGTGGCGCCGCGACGGTGTACCAGTACGCCGGCGATGCGCCGGTGGTGTTCAACACCGCGCTGTCCCGCTACGAACCCGGCGTGGTGCGCGACAGCATCCGCTACGCATCCGGCGACCGCATCGCCGGCGGCGGCGGGTTCGAGCCGCGACTCTCCGGACGCGTGATGCTCGG from Gemmatimonadaceae bacterium includes:
- a CDS encoding TonB-dependent receptor; this translates as MPRRTLRLLALAVAIVARLGAQGTAPPTPTPAAARVRLSGFVRSLASGEVVRRAQVSTADGALAVESNEEGFYSLLLPPGPHRLRIRAIGFVPLDTSVRLGTSVVRDFRLATRTVTLAGVTVQAGRRTVDDDRPDLDPRTPDMSVVRLDIAALKLLPTVLGEPDPIRSLTLLPGVSLSSDASTAFSVRGGAADQNLFLLDEAVVYNPSHILGFLSTFNADAVDNFTLYKGAIPARFGGRLSSVVDVRQREGNANEFRGSASIGLLASRGTLEGPLPKHAGSYMIAARRSYADLFLPLASDTSIRDTRAYFYDLNAKTSLRLGAAGALLFSGYLGRDRFTGSSDFGAGWGNRSATLRWNQAFGGRLFSKVTAAYGTYDYRLEIVTDLADSIAWSSRIRSLDLKVDQALYVSPSNTIEFGAQLTEQGIRPGDLIPSGPNNTFTARQIERRRTLLPAVYAGQELQFGPRVAVRYGLRYAGWQRRGAATVYQYAGDAPVVFNTALSRYEPGVVRDSIRYASGDRIAGGGGFEPRLSGRVMLGPASSLKASYARTQQFLLLVSNTNSISPLDVWEPSGPYVKPQSADQYALGYSRNTSDWELSVEGYYKRAARVVDFIDGSDILLNPRIETQLVQGQGRAYGLELLARRTAGRVTGWVSYTLGRSEQRFTSPTGRGGIDDGRWYPGPFDKTHNLAVVAMRPLGRRWTLGSTFALASGLPTTFPASRYAIDGLLVTEFGPRNGGRLPLYHRLDLSATRRFGHGELQLGVLNVYNRFNAQSLRFRQQATNPRITEAVQTSIFGAVPSIAYAFRF